ATGGAAGGTCCGAGCGCTTTGAGGACCCCTGGCCTAGTCTTGGACCCCTGGTCTTGTGGTGGACTGGCCTGACGTGGGTTCAGTGTCACGTCATGTGATCGACTGCTCGGCCTTTCacccacagtcagctgggataggctccagctccccgtGGAAGATGAATGGGTGTTGTCATGTACTCACCGTCGGCCAGGATGGTCAACTGACAGGAAGTGGTGAGAATGGCAGGAAGTGGGGGTTGACCCCCTCAGTGGAGCTGCAATGACACAAACAAGAAAGACTGGTGAAACAGGACGGCTGACTGTCCGTCTGAGCGATCATGTGACGCGTCTGCAAGCGCTTCCTGTCACCGTGGCAACATGCCGGGCGGCATAAGGTGGTGGGTGCAGATATTTCCACATGTTGTCATGGCAtcttatgccccccccccccagccccgCACCATCTGCTCACACTCGCTCAGGTCACGTAGACGCAGGGGGCGACCTGCTTTTTGACTGACAGGGCTCAGGTGGACCTGAGGGAAGGCGGACATCTCACCGAGCTCCCGCTGAGCATGCTGGGTAGGAAGCAGGAGACGGCGACGCTCCGTGTAAACCTCCAAAAATCTAAACGGGATCCGATTAGCGGAGATGTGACGGCACAGCAGGACCcccgaacacacacacacacacacacacacacacacacacacacaggaggacGCTAATCTGCCGAGATTCTAGCTTGCTTGAGGTCCAGAAGGATCTCAGGGTTCCACTTCCTGTGGCATCCAGCAATCTCCGCCTCTGCACGTACAAGACAAACACAGAGACGCCATTTCGCTCACTCAAGTCCATAACAGGGAGGCCGGTCCAACACATGTCACATGACAGGACATCAGGACACTTTCAAGGCCTACATGTTCTGCCTTGGtctcatttcaaaataaaatcacagcagctgCAAAGCTCAAACGACTTCCTGAGGACAGCACGCACGTAGCAACCAGCATAGCAACCAGCCACCGTCACCTCAGACCTGCTGGGGGTGGGGGAGGACATGCAGGAAATAGACAGAGACGCAGGAGGAGTCCGAAGAACCAATTTCCAACAATTCCAAGCTGCCTGACGTGGCTCCGCCCACTCGGCCATGCTGGAAGGCCCAAAAGGGACACGAGGCGAGCCTTACCCAGATTCAGAGAGATGCTGAGGGGGTTCGATGGTGATGGATGGCGATCCGGCCGAGTGGTCACTTTGTGTCCATCTCATGGAGAGGTCAACCCTGCGTCCCACAGAGTAAAAGCGTGGGCCAATCAGCACGCACGAGTCGTCGATGAGATTCCTGGCATTGGGGTAAATCCGCATTCGCTCGCCGTTGAGCCTCTTTAGGGGATCAACGGCAGGAATTAGGAAGGAAGCTCTGGAAACCTGCCCGGAAACCACTCCGGCATGCCTGCACCGAGGGGGCGGGGCCTGTTGCTcctgtcaaaagatgtttatgACAGCAGCGACGTGCACGAGAACCTCAATCAGCGCACCTCCACGAGGCGCCGACACCAGGAAGCAGAGATTGATGGCGAGGAAAACAATGGAGGCCAGGAGGGGGGGTCCACTTAAGCTAATTAATGGATCAGCTTGCACGTTGGCTTTACGGGGGTTTATGTCCTCATGCATTAGGCCGATGAGGACACGCCCCCACCAATCAgccaaggaaggaaggaaacaagGATGTTGTTTAGTTGGTACTTCTagctgatgatgtcattgaCCACGCCCACACAGGTCAAGTCCTTCATCCTTTCAGGTGGGGGAGGGGCGTTGGAGGACACACAAAGATGAGGAGGTCATGGGGGGCGGACGGTGGGGGATAAAAGAGGGAGGCGGTCCCATTTTATCGGATTTAATCCAAAAACAGACGAAGAGGAGATTAACCTCTCAGCCACTTCCTGTCTTGAGGATGTTGGTGAAATCAGCCCTCAGGGTGGTCTTCTAGGCAGACCCTCCAGGACTTCAAACAAATTCAACCAATCCCTGCCAAGTACACCACAACTTCCCCCCACAGTCACATGTCGCCCGTCTAACCAACCAGGCGTGTCCCTGCATGGCCCGCCGACGTCCTCACGTCCTTCTTTTGTAGTATTGTGTACACCGTGTATACTATTTATACTGTGTTTACTGTGTACTTACAGTTCCTGAGCATGCCCAGTTagcccctccccttccgctacgtagccaagacAGCGGCTGGTGAGGGCGTTTGTGTCCATCACTGCAACGAACGTGCGGTTACGATCATCGGGTGTCCTTTCAGCGCATTTACCTTTTTATAAGCAGTGTGTCGGAAAACGCTCTCCTCTAGccaagccccgcccccttcctacagtcaaacatgttCACCTGCTGCTCGTTAGCAGCTGGTTAGCGCTCGTTGTTTGTACGTGTCATTCATGAGCTGCAAGTTGACTACAAAGATGGCCGCCTCCTTCTTGGTATAAATCAACAAGGCAGTCGCAGGTGTGCTTGATTTATGTGACCACACAAAGACCAAAGACAActtcctgtgtgcgtgtgcgtgttccCAAAGGTCGAACATTCATCCTGACTTCCTGCCATCCTCATCTTTATGCTGGCCACACTTGGGTGAAGGGTGAAGGGTGGAGGGGGGGCAGAGTCACATGCTGGCTACCCTTGACTCCTTCCTCAAGTGAACACACCTCCGCAcatggatgatgacgtcacgtGTCACCTTTTCCTCTCCTCCTgctcatcctcctccttttccCGCTCCCTCAGCAGTTTTCTCCTTTTAGGGTGAGGGAGGGGCTGGAGCGCGAGGAGGAGTGCgtttgattgacaggtgatTGGCAGCGTCAAAAGGCTCCATCGAAGCATAATCCGCGAGCGCACcagcgcatacacacacacacacacacacacacacacacacacaaacacaaacacaaacacgcaaTCCCGGTCAGACTTACCTATGTGCGTGCACGCGCGGGCAGACAGCAGCACGAGAAAACGAAGTCCTCTTTCACGTCCGCCAAGACGCCAAGATGAGGAAAATAAGGGTAAAAAAAGAGGCGCGCGGGGAGACGCCGTGCGCGTGCCGCTGCTCTCAGAGACAATGAAGCCCACCTCAGCAGCCCGGCGTCTCCAAGCCACGCCCTCTTTCAGGCAGCCAATCAGCACAAGGCAATGCTCACTGAGCACTTTTATGACCATTTCTGCTTGGGTTTATTCTACacatgatcatcatcatcagtcattttattatttatcagTCATAATTATTAGGATTATTCATGTTGTTATCCTCATCATTCCCCATCTTCATCACTGatctcattcacacacaaacgctcgcacacaaacacacaggtgacaatgctcctcttcctcctttgtGTCCTCCTCCATTCTGacggtgcgtgtgcgtgtgtgtcacctTGAGGCTGACGCTGCGCTCGTCACGTGAAGACGCCAAGTCATCGTCCTCATCAGGAAGCACGCTAtgcgctaatgctaatgctaatcagGACGGAAAGGGCGGGGCTGGTTGTTGCCATGGAAATCGCCCCTGCGAGCGCATGAGGTTAGCATTAGCGTCTGTGGCATCTTCCCACATCATCATGTGCTGACCTTTAACCTGCAGGCCATGTTGGCCACGTAGCGGAAGGAAGCGGAGCTGTAAGTACACTGTAAACGCAGTATAAATAGtatacacacaatacacacgaTACTACAAAAGAACATTGTTGGCAATGACTACAATGATTGGACCTCCTTCACTCCGCCCCGTCTCCCAAACTTCCGCCCTCGTCCacgccgcaaagcatgctgggaaaatcCACCTGGACTGCCGACCTCAGCGGTTTGGAGCAAGACTTTCATGGATATTCATAAATATGCTCGCATACAGCATATCATGATGAATATTCATGCGCAGCCACGCATATATCCTACATGCTAGTTAGAGTGACTAGCTAGCCTTAACCACTATATGCTAGCTATTATGAGCACGTTAGGAGAGGAtgtgttaccatggcaacacccCAGCGGGTGATGATTGGATGCTACCGGTCACCCGTAGCAACGTAGCAATCATCTTCTGCTGTTTCCTCCTGGGCCAACAATAACTTCCTGTCATGTAGGAATCGTTCCTTCTTGCGAGCTTTCCGCCTAGCAACAGCAGCTGCGGTGTGGTCACGTGACCTGCTCCAAGCCAAACAATCAAGCTGCTGTCAATCACGCAGCAAACAATGAAAGGAATGTCAATCATTCACACCAGCGTGACACAAGCACgcactgtttgtgtgtgcgtgtgcgcgtgaaGAATGTGGAGCATTGCGGTTTGTTTGAGGAACTTTTGGAGGTTTGTTCCCAAAAGCATAGCACCTTTGTGGCAAAGTACTCCATGACTATTGTACTCCATTACTCCTTGGGATGTCCTCTGCTTTTCTTCTCTCGCTCCGTCCTTCACGGCAGACGTGCGACCTTGACATGTTCCCGCCACCTGACCGGCCTCGAGCGCTctggttgtcatggcaacagcaGGCGGCCCGACGGCTGACTCAGCACTTTTCATCACCATCACCTCCGCCATGAAAGTGACATCATCAGTTTTAACGTGATGGCGCCCCCCAGTGGTGTTGacgcgcagacacacacacacacacacacacaattattaTTGTGTGTAATAATGATGCTTTTCTATAAtagtttatattattattattactataatcatgattattttggtgtaataattattctttttaatgTAATCACTATTTGTTTGTGGAATTATATTACGATTTTAGTTGAATAAGTATTATTTGTGGTGTAATAAATACTAGGAACTTAGTGTAATCATGATTATTTTTGCAGTGATTTTAGTGTGCTTAGTGCATTTTGAcattatatatactttttatttgtttttactcttgtctttcaataattataattttaatgtaattatttgtGGCGTCAAAATTTGGATTTTAGTGTAATAATTATTTGCGGCGTAATAATGATTTTGGTGGAATCGTGATTTttaatgtaaccaatatttgtcatgtaataacaaatatttatatatgttttgtttttatttaatcttgtctttaataattgtaattttaatgTAGTAATTATTATTTGTGGTGTAGTAATAACCTTGGTCAAATAATTGTTATTGTTAATCTAACAATTATTGgtcatgtaataataattatttttactttgataATAATTATTTGTGGTGGAATAAttctgatttttatttaataattatttgcAACATCACAATTATCAGGATTTTGgtgtaataattattatttttggtgtAACAGCaatgattcattatttatttattcattattttttatattctatccaatccaatccactttatttatatatcacattttataaacacagcttccaaagtgctgcacaaaataaaactacaaataattaaaagtaaaagtttgtaaatcaaataaaaacaagaacatGAACAACAAccataaaaacaggaaaaaattgatcaaaatttaaaaaacagataagtcaataaataaaagcaagaTGAGTAAAACCAAAGAAACACTAAAAAGAAagtaataaaagacacagaggagcTCACGACTCACGCCGAGGTAGAAGCCAGGAAATAAGGAGACTAAAAGCATTCAGCTGTGGGGGCcctttttacatgagggggggaaggtgttccacagcttggggccgactacagaaaaggcccggtcacTCCTGGTCTTAAGCCCGGTCTTAGGCGCCACCTAAGGAAGTGAGGAAATGAAAgttaacacattttatggtgttcgaaatgtctgagagccagatgcagtcatcaaaggagcacatctggctcccgagccgtaGGTTTCCTACCCCTGCTCTAGCGACTCCAAAAAGGGGGGGTATTCTGAACttctgtttggcgcataagcacaaacaacagtcggAACCCGTCCCCCCAATCGAgcgcggagggaaactaccctctcgttcaccgggttcaACTCCAACATGCAGGCCACAAGCCGGTATGttgaatgaattatttttgGTTTCATAATTGTTACTTGTGACATCATAATTGTTAGGATTTTAGTGTAATAATTGTGCTCAGTGCAATAAGAACGTAATGATAATTGAAGTTTGCAGTGTAATGATACAGTATTTGGAGTGGTAGGGAGTGTGTgaatgtgcgtgtttgtgtggccCCCTGGTGGACAAAGTCTGTCAGCACAGCACAGTAGCGCCCCTGGTGGCCACGAGTGAGTGAGTCCAAGACAGGAAAGAGGAAAGAAGCCAAAATAAAACACCCAATCTCACCACTGGACTTTGTGAGCAAAGAGGCCCCGCCCACTCCTATTTCACGCTGGAGGAAGGTGAGTCTCTGCTTGTGTCTTTCGTGGACACGTGTCATGTGACTTCTTTCATCTTTAACCACGTCTtccgtgactttttttctacatgttTAAAGAAGCGTCCTTTGTCTTCTTGTGGACATGAGCGCCTCTGCTGGCGGCAGGAAGTACAGTATGATGTGCCAAACATGTCTTCCACTGGCGTCCTCGTGTTGTCGGACCCTTGTCCCTGACGTCGGAGGACCTGTTCCACAACGTCTGGAAGATGAAGAAGAGTATTTTTATCCGCAAGTTATTTTTAGATCAGTCACGTTCTTATTCTTGTTTCATTTCACACGCACACGCCGTTTGAGATGTTTGCGTGTCCCCGTGCCTTCCAGAAGCGTCCCAGCATGGCCGAGCACGTCCACAGCAGCACCGTGTCCTCAGACATCCACGCCTCCTCCGTCCTCACTCTGGAGCAGAGGGCGGCCTTCGTCTTCGTCCTCGTCCTCTTCGTCTTCCTGGGCCTGCTGATCGTGCGCTGCTTCCGCATCCTCCTGGACCCGTACCGCAGCATGCCGTCCTCCACCTGGACCGACTACACGGAGAAGGACACTTTCGACTACCGCATCTCCTGACAGGCGGCGTGAGAGGCGGCCGGACCCTGAGCGTGCCGTCACCTGAGGGTCCAAAAAGAGCTTCCAGGGCAGAGAACGGAGTTTTGGAAGCAAAGGCTTCATGGGATACTCTTCTTCAAAAAAGCGACCCGCGACAAATCTCGTCACGACTTTTGGAgagtctgacatgaaagcacgtatcgctcttctcgccgcgggcccctcccccatctaaaagcactcacaggcggctccgtcttgtaTGTGACAtcatcaacaacagcagaagaAAGCCGATGCGTGTTTTTAACTCACTTTCTGCAAACGCGTCATGGAAGTGTGCGCGCTCcgccgccacaaatagattgcagtcctgtgggaaaacaCTGGCAGACATTTCGAGATCATTCCTTAGCATCAAAGCTCGTTTTAATTCCAAGTAAG
The DNA window shown above is from Dunckerocampus dactyliophorus isolate RoL2022-P2 chromosome 20, RoL_Ddac_1.1, whole genome shotgun sequence and carries:
- the LOC129172915 gene encoding cortexin-3-like, whose amino-acid sequence is MFACPRAFQKRPSMAEHVHSSTVSSDIHASSVLTLEQRAAFVFVLVLFVFLGLLIVRCFRILLDPYRSMPSSTWTDYTEKDTFDYRIS